CTTGCCCGTCAATACCAGCGGTGGCTTGTTGTCTGAAACCGGAACGCCGGGCCTTCCACTCGTACTCGAAGCGGTACGTCAGGTGCGTGGGAGCGCCAATCTCCAGGTGCCGGATGTGCGTTACAGCCTTGTCAGTAATCAGGGTGGAACCATGCATACCCATGCAACGATGATCCTCGGAGCTTGAAGCAGATGACAACAGAAATTGCAGTTGATGTGGATTCCATCAACAAGCCCTACTGGGATGGATTGAAGCAAGGGCAATTATTCTATCAGGCATGTCAGTGCGGACATCACTGGCTGCCACCGAGTCGGCACTGTCCGGCTTGCTTGAACGAGAATGTCACATGGCAGCAGGCCAGTGGCGAGGCGACAGTTGTCAGCTGGGTCGTCTACCACGTGGCGTACAACCCCGAGTTCAAGGACAGGCTCCCCTACAACGTGGCCATCGTACGCCTGCGAGAGGGGCCTCAGTTGATTACCAATATCGAGGGTGACACACAACGTCTGGCCGTGGGTGAGACCGTCAGGCTGAAGGTTGACCTTGGCCTTGAACAACCGCTAGCAAGATTCAGTATCTGACAAGCCTGAATGCGCCGGTCCGGTGCCAAAAACAACAATTGATCAATGGAGACGTAAGATGTTTGCAAACAGTATGAGAGGGAAGGCCAGAGTCGTCAGTCTGATTCTGGCCTCAATGGCAGTCATGGGGCTGTCGGCTTCAGTGTCTGCACAGGGCAGCTTTCCGGACAGGACTATTCGCATGGTCGTGCCGTATCCACCCGGAGGCAGTACTGACAATCTGGCACGTGTCTTCACGCAGGAACTAGCAAAGGCGACGAGCATGCCGGTCATTGTGGATAACAAGCCAGGCGGGGGAACCACTGTTGGTGCGCTTAATGTGAAGAACGCCCCGGCTGATGGGTATTCACTCTTGTTTCAGGTGGACGGGTTATTCAATGGAAAGCTCTCGTCGCCTACGATTCCATACGAAATCGAAGACTTCGAGATCATTGCCCCTCTGTCACAGACACCTTATGCACTGCTCACCCCCGCCGGCCTGAACATCCGTAGCCTGGATGATCTGAAGGCTCACGCACAGAAAAACAATGGTGAGCTGACGATCGGTACGCTGGGCATTGG
This sequence is a window from Orrella marina. Protein-coding genes within it:
- a CDS encoding Zn-ribbon domain-containing OB-fold protein, which produces MTTEIAVDVDSINKPYWDGLKQGQLFYQACQCGHHWLPPSRHCPACLNENVTWQQASGEATVVSWVVYHVAYNPEFKDRLPYNVAIVRLREGPQLITNIEGDTQRLAVGETVRLKVDLGLEQPLARFSI
- a CDS encoding Bug family tripartite tricarboxylate transporter substrate binding protein, whose amino-acid sequence is MFANSMRGKARVVSLILASMAVMGLSASVSAQGSFPDRTIRMVVPYPPGGSTDNLARVFTQELAKATSMPVIVDNKPGGGTTVGALNVKNAPADGYSLLFQVDGLFNGKLSSPTIPYEIEDFEIIAPLSQTPYALLTPAGLNIRSLDDLKAHAQKNNGELTIGTLGIGVSSYSIMGNALAAALDVKPVFIPYKGGAQGVNALMAGEVDVYFATVGLTRTLEGNDRVNILATTGNPGNNKFLEGVPSFVDLGVEDLQFLSLYGVAVRSDTPKPIKDKLRQTLNEVTVSDAMKKSREQVSLEDYPGTLDDYKKDAEKNIQMYKDAYAKEKTAN